GGAATACTCAGGAAGCCTGGAACCACGACCCTCAAAAGAAAACAGGTGGGAAAACAGGTGGGAATACAGGAAggaaaaggatttgttaaaagaaaacaacgtATCTTAGCTCGGGGAGGGCCTCATAAGAGACCTAGGAAGCAACCTAGGAAGCGATCTAGGAAGGGAGGTAGGAAGCTAGTGAAAAGGGGTAAGCCAAAACGCTCTCTGGATATTTTCGACTGAGAACCCTATAAAAAGGGAGTGAGAAGGAGACCAGAACACATTTGATCCCAGTTCACGCTGAGTAACACATCGTTCCAATATGATGCACCGAGAATCTTGCGCTTGTGGCACCAGCAGTTTAGAACTGTTTAAAGTGCCCCCGACCAACGTCACTTTAGAAGATTCGAAATGGATGGAATATTACCCCATTTCCAGTACCCTCAACTCGGATACGGCTccgattgaatttgaaatcaaaggacaaggagatgaatatctggatttatcCCAAACTTATCTCCAGATGGTCTGTAAATTCACGAAAGCCAATGGAACGAATCTCGCAGGAGGCCATTCGACCTCCACCCCCGTGAATAACATTCTCCATTCCTTGTTCAGTGAAATCGATGTCAGTCTCAATGGAAAAGTCATTACCCCGGGGACGGATACTTATCCCTACAAAGCGTATCTGGAGAAATTGTTGTCTTATGCACCCAAGACTCTGGAAACCCAGATGAGAGCCTGTAGCTTGTGGGAAAAAGATACGGCAGGACATATGGATGAGGTCAAATTAGAAGCTCTGGCTCAAACTCCTGTGGAATTTCCAGTAGTGTCTAACAAAATCAGCATCGCGGCCGTCATCCCGACTCCCGAGTATCCGGATGATTCCAAGAATGTAGGGTTGAGAAAACGTCACGAGAAGATTACAGACAGTAAGGAGATCGTGTTGATGGATCGATTACATCTGGATTTGTTTGAGCAAGAGAAATGTCTCCCTAATGGCTTGGATGTCCGTCTCCGATTCAATCGCGCTCGACCCCAGTTCTACATGATGACCGCTGCCGGGAGTAGTGGGAAAGTGGCCATTCAAAGTATGATCTTGTGGGTGAGGAAAGTCAAACCTGTGCCGAGTATCATTAATCTCATCAATCAGCAACTGAGTACTCAAACGGCGAAATATCCATTGAGACGAGTGGAAGTGAAAACCTTCACCATTCCTAGTGGCACCCAATCTAAAATCACCGATCATCTGTTTCAAGGACAGATGCCTAAACTGATCGTGTTGGGCTTTGTGGACAATGCGGCTTTTAATGGGGATAATACCAGAAACCcctttcatttccaaaatgagagagtcaagaaattagaaatcagtatcaatggagaAATGATGGAAACCCGACCTTTGGAACCTAATTTCACCGACGATCAGTACCTGAGATCGTATTTGAGTCTGTACAAAGGCTTGGGAAAATTAGGTCAGGACTGGGCTCCGGACATTACCCTAGAAGAGTATAAAAACGGTTACACCCTCTGGTGTGTGGATTTCACGAAAGATCAAGAAGCCCAGacggataaatttcatctcatacagaCGGGGAACTTGAGAGTGGAAGTGCAATTTGCCGCCAACGTAGCCAGGACCTTAAACTGTGTGGTGTATGCCGTGTTCGACAATCTGttagaaatcaacaaacaacgaGAAGTCAGCATCGATTACTAAGAGAGAGATGGATACTCAGCAATTGAGAGATGTTTTACAACGAGATTTAGGACCGGCGTTTGCCGGTGTGTATCCTCGAGATGTCATACCTGAGTTGTTACCTCATCACAAAGCCATCGTGGTGAATACAGACCCTCACGATCGCCCTGGAGCTCATTGGGTCTGTTTGTATTTGAGTAGCCCTACCATcgaatattttgattcttacggATTACCTCCCAGCCATAAAGACATCCAAGACTTTATTCAACGCCACGGAGAGACTTGGATTCATAACACCCATTGTTATCAAGATTTGAATACGGATGTCTGTGGACaatactgtgtgtattttttacatCAACGCCATCGCCATAGAAGCACCGTACGAGAATGGTTACTTCCCTGGAAAGGTACGGCCTTACAACGCGATCGTTTTGTGGCGGATTGGTTTAAAGAGACCTTCCGTAAACCGAGAACCCATCAAGGACAAACTTGTCAATGTCAAAGACTGAATGTATTCTAAACtatgttattgttattgttcataGTTGGAGTTTAATAAAacgttggaaaaaaaaaaaatttcttgtcattgtaatcaaccatgtcttttcaaaaagaatgggtagccctgaaaagggctgttttctttctctctctctgttcttggtcttttctcttcttcttctctCTTCTCCTTCTTCTCCTTCTCTTCTTCTCTTCTTTTCTTCTCGGTCCCCCTCACTGTCTgttcttcttctttcttctcttctttttctGCTCCTCCGGGGGTTGCTCGTGGTCAAACACAAAAACGGGCAACCACCCgtgtttaaaaaacaatctCCCCGGAGGCCGTTGCACCACTTCTAACTCTGCGTCCCAGTTTTCCTCTGGCGGGGGCAGATCCTGGCTCATGGGCGGTGGGGGAAGAGCCTCCCGTGAGGCCGGCGGGGCAATCTCTTGCTCCCAATCCTCCTCCCATTTGATACAATAATCATTCACTGTAGGGTCTGGTCCTACTCTGCGACTCATGGTtctggttcctttaaaaaatcggAATGCCCGATTTTGACGTTGCGCTCGGTTTAAAAAGGCGAGAGCGCGGAcgtcctcgaaaacatcccctACCTCAGATGGCTGACGTCATGTTGATGACTCATcaaaaaacactatatacataggtcacttgttaccatttttctcaatcatgtcgttTGAACGGTACGCGGATGATGAGAATGATGTACTAGTGTGTGGGTATTGCCGAGGACCTTGGAGCACTTGTGgctgttttcattataaaaaagaaaacatcctgGCCAAACAGAAGTGGATAGAGAGATTGGCAGAGCTGACGTATTATCCCTTTGTCTATAAATGTTGTGGTCACACTAGAGAACCCTGGTTAGAGTGTAAGTGTCCGCAGCATTGTACCATCACCCCTGAAGAAGAAATAGCACATAAGGACTGTACCTGTGAGATCTGTCAGGAGTTTAGAGAGCGCTGGACTCAGAGAAAGTTTGATCCCCGGCTGTTTCAACATTGTCCTTACAGTCAAGAACCCTGGTCAACGTGTACCTGTGAGACCTGTCAACCACCATGGCGGTGACGGATCTACGAGGAGATGTATTATCTCTACCTTGGGTGGATGCtattgtacaacaatgtaactgtttaacgGTGAAACCTCATGGATTAGCCGGAGGCAATTGGGCTCATTATAGACAATGGATTTGTGACTTTGCTTATCAgtatcataaacatgtttacattgtcaagaaaatgtaactttATTATAGCTTTATTCTAGCTATTACTTGtgttaataaaacttttttaaaacaaacttgtgtgtttcttgatttttgccataaaaagtgtcttttcaaaaaagttggtggccctgaaaagggccgttTGGTCCTAAGGACCGACTTTCATTCCCTGCTTCCGGTAAACCGGCATAACGGGCACCGTCCCCGGGTGTGTCGCCGCTCCTGTAACTCTTCCACGCACGAGCAGCAAGCTGGGCGCTGCCCACATCCCCTGCACGTAATTCCAGAGTGTACCCTGTCTTGCCAGCAGACAGGACACTTAAACCAGATGGGAACCGCCCTATCTGCCCAGCCAGGGACAGTCATAGGGTGGTTCCTCGGGGGATGAGTTGCCACCGGTGCGTGGGTTGGTCTCGGTGGTGGTGGAGTCCTCCCTGCAAACCGGATGGTAGGTGGTGGGGGTCTTGCAGGGGCTGCTGGTCTCGGTGGTGATGCTGTGTCTGCCACCAGCAGTGACGGACTCTGGGCTGGACTGGGAGGTGGTGCGGGGGACGGTGACCGCGGTGAATACTCCACCGGTGACGCTGGTGAGTCGCTCATCGGCACCGGGCTGTATTCCACTGGTGCCGATGGGATCGCTGGTGGTGGTGTTGTAGGCGTCGCCGGGGAgtaaggtggtggtggtgagggTGGCTGTGGGGCCCGTCGGCGCGGTCTCGTACCCGTGGAGATTCGAGCGGTGCGGCGGCGGGGTGCCCTCCCTTCATACTCGGCCCGCACCCGGCAGATGATCTCACGGACCCCACTCTGGTCGAAAGGGGAGAAGGTGCTCAGGTCGTTCTCAGAACGCACGACCCAATTCTCCCCTACCCGTTCCTCAGCCACCACTACCAGCCGGTACCGGAATCCAGGCAAGGTCTGAAAATTGTAGAGCGGGTCTCTTCTTGTAGccattcttctttcttctttcttctttaaaatccttcaaaaatcttctataactgtgctggatcaccagtgaagcgaactggcgagTGCGCCGGTATATATCGGGaaagcgcggacctcctcgaaaacatccctcgcttcggagacgaagccaagatggtggccgtcaaaatggcggatttgtgctttcgagtagagagttttttctcattgtctttttctagacattcgatatctgtgcaaggtagatttaatctgatagattctgAGACGGCGAATgcgttaaacttatttttattttgctacgtcgcatagttttcaaagaaacagaggttaaagaggtcgagtcgaggttcaatgtttcttcacccctctttaaaaatttatttctcgaccatgtacatccctaaaaacatctcataaggtctattcgatagaaaacaccttaattgattcgattttcactctacctttaggattttctggattcctcaacaaataaacccttctctgagagactcaaccaaacacagctttcgtgtaaacaattttattcatgtcacatatttcaaatacataactcccacacacaacaccaattcacatgtctttttaaaatagggtccaacattttttccatttctcgaATCCTGCGTTGAAATCGATATCGATCAGCAGCTACAGTCATCCAGATACTTGTCCGGTCTTCTTCGGGTAACAGATGCACTTCATTTTGATCCAGATTAAAAGTCACACGTTTAACTTGACGTACATCTCTCGAAGACATCGTAGTCTGATTTTCTCGATTTCTGCTCTGTCTGTGGGTCGAATTCGTTTCAATTCCTGGCCCATTAAATGAATCAGTACTAAGGCTTGCGGGGTGATCCGGTTCTCGATCAAATACTGACAGAGACATGGATAGTCCTTTAAGCTGATGGGAAATAATTCTTCTCGCATATAGTGTAACACAAATTCAAACTGCCCAGAATGAATGTCTGTGAGATAATCCAATACATAAACTATCGCTTTCTCTGTGATGTGGTCACTGCTGGCCATCCTCCgggaataaatgaaatgaattaagttcTTCACACTTTATGTATACTTCTCGAAGCCAGTCCTTGGTGATACTTTCAATCTCGGCGGTTTTTTCAGGCATGCGTTTCTTGAATTCCTCCCCCGCGACATAAATTAACATCAGCCCCGCATCGTTATAGAGATTGATGTACACATGGTTCCGTAGATCTGTATATTCGTCCAGAGTCATTGGAAACACCCCCGCTATCAGATAATTTTTAACCGCTTGAAACACCGTATCGTCTTGCATTTTCTCCACCCATTCTAATGCATGGTTATGCGCTTTTTCTGCGATGTTGTCACTGCTGGCCATCCTCCAGgaataaaggaaaagaaaacGGTTAGGTTTTTTTATACACCTTTTCCAGCCAGTGATCGGTAATCGCTACAATCGCCCCAGTTTTCTCAGGTTCCCGTCGTCTAAATTCTTGGTCCATGTTATAAATCATGATCAATCCAGACTCTCTGTTCAGGTTGTCGGCTATATGCTTGCAAACGCTGGAATATTCATATAAGGTCATAGGAAATTCCCAAAAGATCAACAACTTCATGGCGAATTTATATCTCAACGGCTGTTTTTCTTTCCAGTCCTTGATACACCGTAATGCAGCGCTACGAGCGTTGTTCACCGATTCTTTGTAGTCCTCGAAATGCTGTAATACAGCGGTAAGAACGTTGTTGGTCAATTCAGCCAtgatgatcaaaatgaaaaaattctaaaacGTTCTTGTTTTATAACA
Above is a genomic segment from Ostrea edulis chromosome 3, xbOstEdul1.1, whole genome shotgun sequence containing:
- the LOC130052850 gene encoding uncharacterized protein LOC130052850, which gives rise to MATRRDPLYNFQTLPGFRYRLVVVAEERVGENWVVRSENDLSTFSPFDQSGVREIICRVRAEYEGRAPRRRTARISTGTRPRRRAPQPPSPPPPYSPATPTTPPPAIPSAPVEYSPVPMSDSPASPVEYSPRSPSPAPPPSPAQSPSLLVADTASPPRPAAPARPPPPTIRFAGRTPPPPRPTHAPVATHPPRNHPMTVPGWADRAVPIWFKCPVCWQDRVHSGITCRGCGQRPACCSCVEELQERRHTRGRCPLCRFTGSRE
- the LOC130052849 gene encoding uncharacterized protein F54H12.2-like, with translation MMHRESCACGTSSLELFKVPPTNVTLEDSKWMEYYPISSTLNSDTAPIEFEIKGQGDEYLDLSQTYLQMVCKFTKANGTNLAGGHSTSTPVNNILHSLFSEIDVSLNGKVITPGTDTYPYKAYLEKLLSYAPKTLETQMRACSLWEKDTAGHMDEVKLEALAQTPVEFPVVSNKISIAAVIPTPEYPDDSKNVGLRKRHEKITDSKEIVLMDRLHLDLFEQEKCLPNGLDVRLRFNRARPQFYMMTAAGSSGKVAIQSMILWVRKVKPVPSIINLINQQLSTQTAKYPLRRVEVKTFTIPSGTQSKITDHLFQGQMPKLIVLGFVDNAAFNGDNTRNPFHFQNERDWAPDITLEEYKNGYTLWCVDFTKDQEAQTDKFHLIQTGNLRVEVQFAANVARTLNCVVYAVFDNLLEINKQREVSIDY